A stretch of Microbulbifer sp. SAOS-129_SWC DNA encodes these proteins:
- the serS gene encoding serine--tRNA ligase: MLDPKLIRTQMDQVAAILKKRGMELDTAKLENLEERRKELQVRTESLQNERNSKSKNIGRAKAAGEDIAPLLKEVESLGGELDDAKQQLSALQGELDAILSAIPNLLDESVPEGASEDDNVEVRRWGQPRQFDFDIKDHVDLGAQLGGLDFEMATKLTGSRFAVMTGQVAKLHRALAQFMLDTHIEEHGYREANVPVIVNRDSLYGTSQLPKFEEDLFKLNDERDFYLIPTAEVPLTNFYRDHIVEDAQSLPHKFAAHTTCFRSEAGSHGRDTRGMIRQHQFEKVELVWATRPDQSEQALETLTGNAETILQKLNLPYRTVVLCGGDIGFAARKTYDIEVWIPSQDKYREISSCSLVGDFQARRMKARWRNPETGKPELLHTLNGSGLAVGRTLIAVLENYQREDGSIEVPEVLRPYMRGQEVIGPESA; the protein is encoded by the coding sequence ATGCTCGATCCCAAACTCATTCGCACCCAAATGGACCAAGTTGCCGCGATTTTGAAAAAGCGCGGTATGGAACTGGATACCGCCAAGCTCGAGAACCTCGAAGAGCGCCGCAAGGAGCTGCAGGTACGCACCGAATCCCTGCAGAACGAGCGCAACAGCAAATCCAAGAATATCGGCCGCGCCAAGGCCGCCGGCGAGGATATCGCCCCGCTGCTGAAAGAAGTGGAATCCCTCGGCGGCGAGCTGGACGATGCCAAGCAGCAGCTCTCTGCTCTGCAGGGCGAGCTGGACGCGATCCTGTCCGCGATTCCCAACCTGCTGGATGAATCCGTGCCGGAAGGCGCGAGCGAAGACGACAACGTGGAGGTGCGCCGCTGGGGACAGCCGCGCCAGTTCGATTTCGACATCAAGGATCACGTCGACCTGGGCGCGCAACTGGGTGGACTCGATTTCGAAATGGCCACCAAACTCACTGGCTCGCGCTTTGCGGTAATGACCGGGCAGGTGGCCAAGCTGCACCGCGCCCTGGCGCAGTTCATGCTCGACACGCATATCGAGGAGCACGGCTACCGCGAGGCCAATGTGCCGGTGATCGTCAACCGCGATTCCCTCTACGGCACCTCGCAGCTGCCCAAGTTCGAGGAAGACCTGTTCAAGCTGAACGACGAGCGCGACTTCTACCTGATCCCGACCGCCGAAGTGCCGCTGACCAATTTCTACCGCGATCACATCGTCGAAGACGCGCAGTCGCTGCCGCACAAGTTTGCCGCCCACACCACCTGTTTCCGCTCCGAGGCCGGCTCCCACGGCCGCGATACCCGTGGCATGATTCGCCAGCACCAGTTTGAAAAGGTGGAGCTGGTATGGGCGACACGCCCCGACCAGTCGGAACAGGCACTGGAGACCCTGACCGGAAATGCCGAGACCATCCTGCAGAAACTGAACCTGCCGTATCGCACCGTGGTGCTGTGCGGTGGCGATATCGGTTTTGCCGCGCGCAAGACCTACGATATCGAAGTGTGGATTCCGTCCCAGGACAAATACCGGGAAATCTCTTCCTGCTCGCTCGTCGGCGACTTCCAGGCACGCCGCATGAAGGCCCGCTGGCGCAATCCGGAAACCGGCAAGCCGGAGCTGCTGCACACGCTGAATGGCTCCGGCCTGGCGGTGGGCCGCACCCTCATCGCAGTGCTGGAAAATTACCAGCGCGAAGACGGCAGCATAGAAGTGCCGGAAGTACTGCGCCCCTATATGCGCGGCCAGGAAGTGATCGGCCCGGAATCTGCATAG